The following proteins are co-located in the Microcystis wesenbergii NRERC-220 genome:
- a CDS encoding M16 family metallopeptidase, which yields MIIKNNPYYRAFTGFLVAFLVFWGFGSFSPLLAQAKEQSADVQSITPYLKQFQQKITEFRLDNGLKFIILENRDAPVISFVTYADVGGADEPDGKTGVAHFLEHLAFKGTKTIGTTDYLSEKKVLDRLEAIDKELQAAKKAGKSAEVAKLTEEFQKTKAESEKFVQRNEYGQIVETQGGVGLNATTSSDATSYFYSFPSNKLELWMSLESERFLEPVFQREFYKEKDVILEERRMRTDNSPLGLLIEAFLDQAYTVHPYKRPVIGYDRDIRNLEPSDIQNFFDKFYPASNLTIAIAGDVDPEQVKQLAKVYFGRFPAKPKPPQVKVVEPNQTKTKEITLKLASQPWYLEGYHRPALNHPDHAVYEVIATLMSEGRTSRLYKALVEDKQLALAAQGFNGFPGDKYPNLLLFYALTAPNVSVEEVAQGLNWELERLKNEPVSEQELERVKNQLRAALLRGLDSNMGMARSLIEYEVKTGDWRNLFAQLDAYNAVTAADIQRVAKETFTTENRTIGRILPK from the coding sequence ATGATCATTAAAAATAACCCCTATTATCGGGCTTTCACCGGCTTTTTGGTCGCTTTCCTTGTGTTTTGGGGTTTTGGGAGTTTCTCCCCCCTTCTTGCCCAAGCGAAAGAGCAATCAGCCGATGTGCAATCGATTACCCCCTACCTTAAGCAATTTCAACAAAAAATTACCGAATTTCGCCTCGATAACGGACTAAAATTCATTATCCTAGAAAATCGCGATGCCCCGGTTATTTCCTTTGTCACCTATGCAGATGTGGGAGGTGCCGATGAACCGGACGGTAAAACAGGAGTTGCCCACTTTTTGGAACATTTAGCCTTTAAAGGCACAAAAACCATCGGTACTACCGATTATCTTAGCGAGAAAAAAGTCCTCGATCGCCTTGAAGCTATAGACAAAGAACTGCAAGCGGCCAAAAAAGCGGGTAAAAGCGCAGAAGTGGCTAAATTAACGGAAGAATTTCAAAAAACTAAGGCAGAGTCCGAGAAATTCGTCCAACGCAACGAATACGGGCAAATCGTCGAAACTCAGGGAGGAGTCGGTTTAAATGCCACCACTTCCAGCGATGCAACTAGCTATTTTTACAGTTTCCCGTCGAATAAATTGGAATTATGGATGTCTTTGGAATCGGAACGATTTTTAGAACCGGTATTCCAACGGGAATTTTACAAAGAAAAAGACGTAATTCTGGAAGAAAGAAGGATGCGGACGGATAATAGCCCCTTGGGTTTATTAATCGAAGCTTTTCTCGATCAAGCTTATACTGTCCATCCCTACAAACGTCCCGTCATCGGCTACGATCGAGATATTCGCAATCTGGAACCCTCAGATATCCAAAACTTTTTCGATAAATTTTATCCTGCCAGTAATTTAACCATAGCTATCGCCGGAGATGTGGACCCAGAACAGGTCAAACAGTTAGCTAAGGTTTATTTTGGTCGTTTTCCCGCTAAACCGAAACCTCCCCAGGTGAAAGTAGTGGAACCGAACCAAACCAAAACAAAGGAAATTACCCTAAAATTAGCCTCGCAGCCTTGGTATTTAGAAGGATACCATCGTCCCGCCCTCAATCATCCCGATCATGCGGTTTACGAGGTTATCGCCACTTTAATGAGTGAAGGAAGAACCTCGCGACTGTATAAAGCTTTAGTGGAGGACAAACAACTTGCCCTCGCTGCCCAGGGATTTAACGGCTTTCCGGGAGATAAATACCCGAATTTGCTGTTATTCTATGCTCTTACCGCTCCTAATGTCAGTGTGGAGGAAGTAGCGCAGGGTTTGAATTGGGAATTGGAAAGATTGAAAAATGAACCGGTTTCGGAACAGGAATTAGAACGGGTTAAAAATCAATTACGGGCAGCCCTATTAAGAGGTCTTGATTCTAACATGGGCATGGCGCGATCCTTGATTGAATACGAGGTAAAAACCGGCGATTGGCGTAATTTATTCGCCCAATTAGATGCTTATAATGCTGTCACCGCAGCCGATATTCAACGGGTGGCTAAAGAGACTTTTACCACCGAAAATCGCACTATTGGCCGAATTTTACCAAAGTAA
- a CDS encoding response regulator yields MRILIVEDDPLMQLGLEQALGEQPDFEIVGQASDGLAGVQLALSLRPDLVVMDIGLPRLDGIAATKQIKEGLANVHVVMLTSHTLQQEVIAALASGADAYCIKGASLDRLLAAIEAAKDGATYLDPQIARLVMDNLKPPAVQPNPNLALLSEREMEVLKLIVEGKSNAEIAEQLYLSTNTIKTHVRGIMNKLAVDDRVQAAVIALRSGIV; encoded by the coding sequence ATGCGGATTTTAATTGTTGAAGACGATCCCTTAATGCAGTTGGGTTTAGAACAAGCGCTCGGTGAACAGCCGGATTTTGAGATTGTCGGTCAAGCTAGTGATGGTCTAGCGGGGGTACAATTAGCCCTATCCCTACGGCCAGATTTAGTGGTCATGGACATCGGTTTACCCCGTCTTGACGGCATTGCGGCAACTAAACAGATTAAGGAAGGTTTAGCTAATGTTCATGTGGTCATGCTCACTTCCCACACTCTCCAACAGGAAGTGATCGCAGCTCTGGCTAGTGGTGCTGATGCCTATTGTATCAAGGGAGCGAGTCTCGATCGCCTTTTGGCCGCCATTGAAGCGGCCAAGGATGGGGCCACCTATTTAGACCCCCAAATTGCCCGTTTAGTCATGGATAATCTCAAACCGCCGGCAGTGCAACCTAATCCCAATCTAGCACTTTTATCGGAGCGAGAAATGGAGGTTTTAAAGTTAATTGTTGAGGGCAAAAGTAACGCTGAAATCGCCGAACAACTCTATTTAAGCACCAATACGATTAAAACCCATGTGCGGGGCATTATGAATAAATTGGCCGTGGACGACCGAGTACAAGCGGCCGTAATTGCCCTGCGTTCCGGTATTGTTTAA
- a CDS encoding pentapeptide repeat-containing protein — protein sequence MRLLAAFDRYPDSVSLTLEPVATDSQKFDLYLTLHLQAQIQSLLGGEIKWGLKGGKLDFLLVNCHLTPNPLSSQELYINRINNHQWRLSFKSPQSIFTGAIERINLGTVSVEEEPYHLTVQFSLTAADICITETSGLWKHDISPNKHSILERKLAFFLIENQFDAFLSRISLGSSQVELDTVLVEPQPAASENLEKLQTQIEGIYAAVTDDFRELAQLAELNPLTDFTGANLLAAELSGISLGMANLYQANLRGANLTDADLSEINGSHASFKGADLSGALLANADLSYADFYRSSLALANLIGSNLEGANLVEVNITQANFSGAKVKGTKFADNVGMTEELRETLRLRGAFCD from the coding sequence ATGCGTCTTTTAGCTGCCTTCGATCGCTATCCCGATAGTGTATCGTTAACCCTAGAACCAGTAGCCACCGACTCGCAAAAATTTGATTTATATTTAACTTTACACCTACAAGCTCAAATTCAATCTCTCCTCGGCGGGGAAATCAAATGGGGACTAAAAGGAGGAAAATTAGATTTTCTTTTAGTTAATTGTCACCTAACACCAAATCCTCTTTCTAGTCAAGAGTTATACATAAATCGTATTAATAATCATCAATGGCGGTTATCGTTCAAAAGTCCTCAGTCAATATTTACAGGAGCGATCGAAAGGATTAACCTAGGAACTGTGAGTGTGGAGGAAGAACCTTATCATCTCACGGTGCAATTTTCCCTGACAGCTGCCGATATCTGTATTACGGAAACATCGGGATTATGGAAACACGATATAAGTCCCAATAAACATAGTATTTTAGAGCGAAAGTTGGCATTTTTCCTGATAGAAAATCAATTTGATGCTTTTTTGAGTCGTATTTCTTTAGGGTCATCCCAGGTAGAATTAGATACTGTTCTAGTTGAACCGCAACCGGCAGCATCAGAAAATTTAGAGAAATTGCAGACACAAATCGAGGGAATTTATGCTGCTGTTACTGATGATTTTCGGGAATTAGCCCAATTAGCTGAACTCAATCCCCTGACGGATTTTACTGGGGCAAATCTTCTAGCAGCGGAATTAAGTGGTATATCTTTAGGCATGGCTAATCTTTATCAAGCGAATCTGCGGGGGGCCAATTTAACCGATGCTGATTTAAGCGAAATTAATGGCAGTCATGCTAGTTTCAAAGGAGCGGATTTAAGCGGAGCCTTATTAGCTAATGCCGATTTAAGTTATGCTGATTTTTACCGTTCTAGTTTGGCTTTAGCTAATTTAATTGGCTCCAATTTAGAAGGAGCTAATTTAGTTGAAGTCAACATCACTCAAGCGAATTTTAGCGGGGCAAAAGTGAAGGGGACAAAGTTTGCCGATAACGTGGGTATGACCGAGGAATTGCGGGAAACCTTACGCTTGCGCGGAGCTTTCTGCGATTAG
- a CDS encoding ferritin-like domain-containing protein, protein MTVAYPRKFKKTMSARDIMKRVISDREIHLVTLNRYRYNEQRSCKDLTELIETLDGQPQELIQDLSHHVADEARHAYWLTDLLIELGADVGKPPGLSYIDEFERLLDQDQFQGEEQREDGLIAALAAINVTEKRGCQYFAAHIYALKAGEQTPENLKIQETIAKIFPEEAGHVRWGNRWLAKIAQKSPQHRQKVEKAKAKYSAIEQAAYESGMDITLGAELRRVGHLMEIAATMPLWERPQYLMERLPQSLLDPKLQLFRVEAAQKAWNRDPQMFMERFLPMFFNADGNIGKKEKVN, encoded by the coding sequence ATGACCGTTGCTTACCCTCGTAAATTCAAGAAGACGATGAGCGCTCGCGACATCATGAAGCGTGTCATTAGCGATCGCGAAATTCATCTTGTCACCCTCAACCGTTACCGCTACAACGAACAACGTAGCTGTAAAGACCTGACCGAACTGATCGAAACCTTAGACGGACAACCGCAAGAACTGATCCAGGATCTTTCCCATCACGTTGCCGATGAGGCCCGCCATGCCTACTGGTTAACCGATTTATTGATCGAATTGGGGGCCGATGTGGGGAAACCGCCAGGGTTGTCCTATATCGATGAATTTGAACGTCTTCTCGATCAAGATCAATTCCAAGGCGAAGAACAAAGGGAAGATGGACTGATTGCGGCCCTAGCGGCAATTAACGTCACGGAAAAACGAGGATGCCAATACTTTGCCGCCCATATTTATGCCCTCAAAGCAGGGGAACAAACCCCGGAAAATCTGAAAATTCAGGAAACGATCGCCAAAATCTTTCCCGAAGAAGCGGGTCATGTGCGTTGGGGTAATCGTTGGTTAGCCAAAATTGCCCAAAAAAGCCCCCAACATCGGCAAAAAGTCGAAAAAGCCAAGGCCAAATACTCAGCGATCGAACAGGCCGCCTATGAATCGGGTATGGACATCACCCTGGGGGCAGAATTGCGCCGCGTCGGTCACTTAATGGAAATCGCCGCCACTATGCCGCTTTGGGAACGTCCTCAATATCTGATGGAACGTTTACCCCAATCCCTTCTCGACCCGAAATTACAATTATTCCGGGTAGAAGCGGCTCAAAAAGCCTGGAATCGTGATCCACAAATGTTTATGGAACGCTTTTTGCCGATGTTTTTTAATGCGGACGGCAATATCGGCAAAAAAGAGAAAGTCAACTAA
- a CDS encoding alpha/beta fold hydrolase has translation MNRINNIVLVHGFWADGSSYNQITAQLLAEGYAAIAVQNPLTSLADDVAATKRILNRIEGQCILVGHSWGGMVITEVGNDEKVSGLVYIAALAPDAGESMVDLFSEYEKPSQYFQEQEGFIWISQEGIEKILANDLPAEKAALIYATQTPAAASLLTAKTTTTAWRNKPNWYIVSSQDQALPPELQFNLAERMGAKTVVLASGHVPTISHASEVLEVIREASNRG, from the coding sequence ATGAACAGAATTAACAATATTGTTTTGGTTCACGGTTTTTGGGCCGATGGTTCTAGTTATAATCAGATAACTGCCCAGTTATTAGCCGAAGGATACGCAGCGATCGCCGTGCAAAATCCTCTCACTTCTCTGGCCGATGACGTAGCTGCTACGAAAAGAATTTTAAACCGTATCGAAGGACAATGTATTCTAGTCGGTCATTCTTGGGGCGGTATGGTAATCACAGAAGTAGGCAACGATGAAAAAGTGTCCGGTTTAGTTTATATTGCAGCGTTGGCTCCTGATGCGGGGGAATCGATGGTAGATTTGTTTAGTGAATACGAAAAACCATCACAGTATTTTCAAGAACAAGAGGGATTTATCTGGATTTCTCAAGAGGGAATAGAGAAGATTCTCGCCAATGATTTGCCTGCCGAAAAAGCTGCTTTAATTTATGCCACCCAAACCCCAGCAGCAGCCTCTTTACTAACAGCAAAAACCACTACAACCGCTTGGAGAAATAAGCCGAACTGGTATATTGTCTCTAGTCAAGATCAAGCCTTACCTCCAGAATTACAGTTTAATTTGGCCGAGAGAATGGGAGCAAAGACAGTGGTTTTGGCATCCGGTCACGTCCCGACTATTTCCCATGCTTCAGAGGTTTTAGAGGTGATTAGAGAAGCCTCGAATAGGGGATAA
- a CDS encoding Uma2 family endonuclease: protein MTIAESLPLVESHVNPEIIFPEGEFWSDEPPLESNLHLQQIILLIQCLEWWWREREDYFATGNLTIYYSPNQKKSEFFPGPDFFVVLGTNSNPNRRSWVVWQEEGKYPNLIIEILSDSTAKVDREEKKQIYQDIFRTPDYFWFDPESLEFQGFTLISGQYQPIAPNPQGWLWSQQLGLYLGLSANKLRYFTPEGELVPTPAEAAQQAENRVLEAENRAVEAESQVQQEKQKAAKLAAKLRELGIDTEENL, encoded by the coding sequence ATGACTATCGCTGAAAGCTTACCCCTAGTCGAGTCTCATGTAAACCCTGAGATAATCTTCCCAGAAGGCGAATTTTGGAGTGATGAACCCCCTTTGGAAAGTAACCTACATCTACAACAAATTATTTTACTAATTCAGTGTTTAGAATGGTGGTGGCGCGAGCGAGAAGATTATTTTGCCACTGGCAATTTAACTATCTATTACAGTCCCAACCAGAAAAAGTCAGAATTCTTTCCTGGTCCTGATTTTTTCGTCGTTTTGGGGACAAATTCCAACCCCAACCGCAGAAGTTGGGTAGTTTGGCAAGAAGAGGGCAAATATCCCAATTTAATTATCGAAATTCTCTCCGATAGTACCGCCAAAGTTGACCGAGAGGAGAAAAAACAAATTTATCAGGATATATTTCGCACTCCCGATTATTTTTGGTTTGACCCAGAAAGCTTAGAATTTCAAGGATTTACCCTAATTAGCGGTCAATATCAACCGATTGCCCCCAATCCCCAGGGATGGCTCTGGAGTCAACAATTAGGCTTATATTTGGGTTTATCCGCCAATAAATTGCGCTATTTTACCCCCGAAGGTGAATTAGTACCCACTCCCGCAGAAGCGGCACAACAGGCAGAAAACCGGGTTTTAGAGGCAGAAAATCGGGCTGTAGAGGCAGAAAGCCAAGTCCAGCAAGAAAAGCAAAAAGCTGCGAAATTAGCGGCTAAACTGCGGGAATTAGGCATAGATACCGAGGAAAATCTCTAG